In a genomic window of Mucilaginibacter sp. KACC 22063:
- the apaG gene encoding Co2+/Mg2+ efflux protein ApaG codes for MVTTITDGVKVSVETQYQPEYSNPASDHYMFAYKINIENLSDYTVQLLRRRWDIYDSNGTHRVVEGDGVVGEQPVIEPGKSHEYVSGCNLKSDIGRMKGEYQMIRTMDNALFEVEIPEFFMVAPYRLN; via the coding sequence ATGGTTACTACAATTACAGATGGTGTAAAAGTTTCCGTAGAAACACAATACCAACCAGAATATTCAAACCCGGCAAGCGACCACTATATGTTTGCCTACAAGATAAATATCGAGAATTTAAGTGATTACACTGTGCAACTGCTACGCCGTCGTTGGGATATTTACGACTCTAACGGCACACACCGTGTAGTTGAAGGCGATGGCGTTGTTGGCGAACAACCTGTTATTGAGCCAGGCAAATCACATGAATATGTGTCAGGCTGCAACCTGAAATCTGACATCGGCCGCATGAAAGGCGAATACCAGATGATACGTACAATGGATAACGCTTTGTTTGAAGTGGAAATTCCTGAGTTTTTTATGGTTGCGCCTTACCGCTTAAACTAA
- a CDS encoding shikimate dehydrogenase family protein, protein MKRYGIIGYPLSHSFSQKFFTEKFENEHIKDCRYEVFPLEDINDFPKLLEKHDNLCGLNVTIPHKVKILEYLDWCSDAVRHIGAANCIRISKESPVLAAFSGEVGIGGHNFRLEGFNTDVYGFQKSLMPLLGSQHQKALVLGDGGAAKAVKYVLKELEIEFKVVARKPGPDRILFTDLTPEIIKHHKLIINTTPVGTSPDVEVCPPLPYEALGSDHLLYDLIYNPDQTLFLRKGLEQGAQIKNGYEMLVLQAEQSWELWNSTAFHP, encoded by the coding sequence ATGAAAAGATACGGGATCATCGGTTACCCGCTTTCGCATTCGTTCTCGCAAAAGTTTTTCACCGAAAAATTTGAGAACGAGCATATCAAGGATTGCCGCTATGAGGTTTTTCCGTTAGAAGATATCAACGATTTCCCGAAGCTTTTAGAAAAGCACGATAACCTGTGCGGCCTAAATGTGACTATACCGCATAAAGTAAAAATATTGGAATACCTCGACTGGTGCAGCGATGCAGTAAGGCATATTGGTGCGGCAAACTGTATCCGTATTTCTAAAGAAAGCCCGGTACTGGCCGCATTTTCTGGCGAGGTTGGGATAGGCGGTCATAATTTCCGGTTAGAAGGTTTTAATACCGATGTTTACGGTTTTCAAAAATCCCTGATGCCACTACTGGGTAGCCAGCATCAGAAAGCCCTTGTTTTAGGCGATGGAGGTGCTGCTAAAGCGGTTAAGTATGTATTAAAGGAACTGGAAATTGAATTTAAAGTTGTAGCGCGTAAGCCCGGACCAGACAGAATACTTTTCACAGATCTTACACCAGAGATCATTAAACACCATAAATTAATTATCAATACTACGCCGGTAGGTACCAGTCCAGATGTAGAGGTTTGCCCGCCTTTGCCGTATGAAGCTTTAGGTTCAGATCATTTATTATATGACCTGATCTATAACCCAGATCAAACATTATTTTTGAGAAAGGGGCTTGAGCAGGGCGCACAGATCAAAAACGGCTACGAAATGTTAGTTTTACAGGCAGAACAATCATGGGAACTATGGAATTCCACCGCTTTTCATCCGTAA
- a CDS encoding phosphosulfolactate synthase, translating to MNYHLNNLPERTAKPRNDGMTMMMDKGLSLRQVEDFIEVCGAYTDIVKLGWATSYVTPNLNEKLKLYRDAGLPVYFGGTLFEAFLVRGQFDEYRRTLDRYGMQHAEVSDGSITIPHDEKCEYIKTLSEQVTVISEVGSKDVQKIFAPYKWIQLMEAELQAGSWKVIAEARESGNVGIYRDSGEVRQGLVDEILTKIPQDKIIWEAPQKAQQVWFIKLIGANVNLGNIAPADVIPLETLRLGIRSDTFSHFLEL from the coding sequence ATGAATTATCATCTTAATAATCTACCCGAGAGAACAGCAAAGCCGCGTAACGATGGCATGACCATGATGATGGATAAAGGATTAAGCCTACGACAGGTGGAAGACTTTATTGAGGTGTGCGGCGCTTATACCGATATTGTAAAATTAGGTTGGGCAACATCATACGTTACGCCAAATCTTAACGAGAAACTTAAACTATACCGGGATGCCGGACTGCCTGTTTATTTCGGCGGCACCTTGTTTGAGGCTTTTTTAGTCCGCGGCCAGTTTGACGAATACCGCCGCACGCTCGACCGCTATGGTATGCAGCACGCAGAAGTATCTGACGGGTCTATTACCATTCCGCATGATGAGAAGTGTGAATACATTAAAACGTTAAGCGAGCAGGTAACGGTAATTTCGGAAGTAGGGTCAAAAGACGTTCAAAAGATATTTGCGCCTTATAAATGGATCCAGTTAATGGAAGCCGAATTGCAGGCAGGATCATGGAAGGTAATTGCCGAAGCCCGCGAAAGTGGTAATGTTGGCATCTACCGTGATTCGGGCGAGGTGCGCCAGGGTTTGGTGGATGAAATCCTGACCAAGATCCCGCAGGATAAAATCATCTGGGAAGCGCCGCAAAAAGCACAGCAGGTGTGGTTTATCAAACTGATAGGCGCTAATGTAAACTTGGGAAATATTGCACCAGCTGATGTGATACCATTGGAGACTTTGCGCCTGGGTATCAGAAGCGACACTTTCAGCCATTTTCTGGAATTATGA
- a CDS encoding putative signal transducing protein produces the protein MEKNWVKIFTSTNFFQSEMVKQMLIENHIDAVVLNKQDSSHRNFGNIEVYIHQEDFSAAVEIMILNQINI, from the coding sequence ATGGAAAAGAACTGGGTTAAAATTTTCACTTCCACTAATTTTTTTCAATCTGAAATGGTTAAGCAGATGCTTATTGAAAACCATATCGACGCCGTTGTGCTTAACAAGCAGGATTCATCACACCGCAATTTCGGTAATATAGAGGTCTATATTCACCAGGAAGATTTTAGCGCGGCTGTCGAAATCATGATCCTGAACCAGATTAACATATGA
- a CDS encoding DUF3800 domain-containing protein: protein MKAFFYFDDLIKNMLFNIYCDESRITKERFMVIGGIIVNSKSLNELSLKIRSYREQNGMIYELKWSKVSNNRIQQYKNLVDLIFELIEENRINFRSIIADTSKFNHRKYNGGDGELGFYKMYYQLLFHCFGSDYLLDNLNQDNSFIVFPDHKTTNYMLGELKSRLNNNMFYKLGSRSSPFRSIEPTDSKKSDFVQLVDILIGAIGYHKNELHLKAGASLAKLELSNYIALKFGLAQLGDNFKYKKRKFTVWNIKLR, encoded by the coding sequence TTGAAAGCATTTTTTTATTTTGATGACTTAATAAAAAACATGCTTTTTAATATCTATTGCGATGAAAGCCGTATCACTAAAGAACGATTTATGGTGATTGGTGGTATTATAGTAAATTCTAAATCTCTTAATGAATTAAGTTTAAAAATACGTTCATATAGAGAGCAAAATGGAATGATATATGAGCTTAAATGGAGCAAAGTATCTAATAATAGAATTCAGCAATATAAAAACTTAGTAGATTTAATATTCGAATTAATTGAAGAAAATAGAATAAACTTTCGAAGCATAATTGCTGATACTAGTAAATTTAATCACAGAAAATATAATGGCGGAGATGGTGAACTTGGATTTTATAAGATGTACTATCAACTGCTATTTCATTGTTTTGGCAGTGATTATTTACTGGATAATTTGAATCAAGATAATAGTTTTATAGTCTTTCCTGATCATAAAACGACAAATTATATGCTTGGAGAATTAAAAAGCCGCTTAAACAATAATATGTTCTACAAATTAGGCAGCCGTTCTTCGCCGTTTAGGAGTATTGAGCCAACTGATTCAAAAAAATCAGATTTCGTACAATTAGTAGACATACTAATTGGAGCAATTGGTTACCATAAGAATGAATTACACTTAAAAGCGGGCGCTAGTTTAGCGAAACTGGAACTCTCTAACTATATAGCATTAAAATTCGGCCTTGCACAATTAGGAGATAATTTTAAGTACAAAAAGAGGAAATTTACCGTTTGGAACATTAAGTTACGGTGA
- the dusB gene encoding tRNA dihydrouridine synthase DusB produces MSVQIGNIDLGEFPLLLAPMEDVSDPPFRYVCKQNGADMMYTEFISSEGLIRDAAKSRQKLDIFEYERPIGIQIFGSDIEHMREATEIATAAGPDLMDINYGCPVKQVACRGAGASLLQDIDKMVAMTKAVVEATHLPVTVKTRLGWDDNTKNVYEVAERLQDVGIKALTIHGRTRAQMYKGVADWTLIREIKKNPRIQIPIFGNGDIDSPEKAAAWRLEYGVDGMMIGRAAIGYPWIFREVKHYFKTGEYLAGPTMAERIEVCRTHLEKSVAWKGPKTGIFEMRRHYSNYFKGIDHFKEFRMKLVQAGTMEEINEILEQIENHYSSVMA; encoded by the coding sequence ATGTCTGTACAAATAGGAAATATTGATTTAGGGGAGTTTCCGCTTCTGCTGGCACCGATGGAAGACGTGAGTGATCCGCCGTTCCGTTATGTTTGCAAGCAAAACGGTGCCGACATGATGTATACCGAGTTTATATCATCAGAAGGTCTGATTCGCGATGCAGCAAAAAGCCGCCAGAAACTGGACATATTTGAGTATGAACGCCCTATAGGTATACAGATCTTTGGCAGCGACATTGAGCACATGCGAGAAGCGACAGAAATAGCTACTGCCGCCGGCCCCGACCTGATGGATATTAACTATGGCTGCCCTGTTAAACAGGTAGCCTGCCGCGGTGCGGGCGCAAGCTTGTTGCAAGACATTGATAAAATGGTAGCCATGACCAAAGCTGTTGTGGAGGCCACCCATTTACCGGTTACGGTAAAAACCCGCCTCGGTTGGGACGATAATACCAAAAACGTTTATGAAGTTGCCGAACGCCTGCAGGATGTAGGTATTAAGGCGCTTACCATACATGGCCGCACACGCGCACAGATGTATAAAGGCGTTGCCGACTGGACACTGATCCGCGAGATTAAAAAGAACCCGCGCATACAGATCCCCATCTTTGGCAATGGCGATATCGACTCGCCTGAAAAAGCTGCTGCCTGGCGCCTGGAATATGGCGTTGATGGCATGATGATCGGCCGGGCTGCTATTGGCTATCCGTGGATTTTCAGAGAGGTTAAACATTATTTTAAAACCGGCGAATATTTAGCCGGGCCAACCATGGCAGAGCGTATTGAGGTGTGCCGTACCCACTTAGAGAAATCTGTTGCATGGAAAGGCCCTAAAACCGGCATATTTGAGATGCGCAGGCATTATTCAAACTATTTTAAAGGCATTGATCATTTCAAAGAGTTTCGTATGAAACTGGTGCAGGCAGGCACAATGGAAGAGATCAACGAAATACTGGAACAGATTGAAAATCACTATTCATCCGTAATGGCTTGA
- a CDS encoding CPBP family intramembrane glutamic endopeptidase, giving the protein MTQKAYGQFHPAIQFLLFLVVTCIAIFVGSLVGAGIIWGVYGISTLTKIFEMNITTPEAVQALWILQIVSTTIPIGIIPIFFGWVVMKEPDDYLKINTNFPWLLLLIIFFTMLLSMPIVEVLSNINQHLSLPPSLKGIEQWMRDSEKSAEKATAALLKMNNLFDLFKAILLVAALTAVVEELMFRGALQTIFYRWTRNPHAAIWITAALFSAFHMEFFGFLPRLMLGVFFGYFVYWSGSIWTSVWAHFLNNGTAVVVTYLYQHKAIKVNPDDQHVFNYSGYVFSIIITLILLYSYKLLSQRVQRQD; this is encoded by the coding sequence ATGACACAAAAGGCTTACGGTCAGTTTCATCCAGCTATACAGTTCCTGCTTTTTTTGGTGGTAACCTGTATTGCAATATTTGTAGGATCGTTAGTTGGGGCGGGTATTATATGGGGCGTTTATGGTATTTCGACGCTGACTAAAATATTCGAGATGAATATCACCACGCCTGAAGCCGTACAAGCCTTATGGATCTTACAGATTGTAAGCACAACAATACCCATCGGGATTATTCCGATATTTTTTGGCTGGGTGGTGATGAAAGAGCCTGACGATTATCTGAAGATAAATACCAATTTCCCGTGGTTGTTGCTGTTGATCATATTTTTTACCATGCTGCTGTCCATGCCAATTGTTGAGGTACTGAGCAATATTAACCAGCACTTATCGCTGCCACCATCATTAAAAGGTATTGAGCAATGGATGCGCGATTCTGAAAAGTCTGCCGAAAAGGCTACAGCAGCATTGCTGAAAATGAATAATCTCTTTGATTTGTTTAAGGCCATATTGCTGGTTGCGGCCTTAACGGCTGTAGTTGAAGAGTTGATGTTTCGCGGCGCTTTGCAAACCATATTTTATCGGTGGACACGTAATCCGCATGCTGCTATTTGGATCACTGCGGCCTTGTTCAGTGCTTTTCACATGGAGTTTTTTGGCTTTTTGCCGCGGTTAATGCTGGGCGTTTTCTTTGGCTATTTTGTTTACTGGAGCGGCAGTATCTGGACATCTGTTTGGGCGCATTTTTTAAATAACGGAACAGCCGTAGTTGTTACCTACTTATATCAGCATAAAGCAATAAAAGTTAACCCTGATGATCAGCATGTATTTAATTACAGCGGATATGTATTTAGCATTATAATTACTTTAATTTTGCTGTATAGTTATAAATTACTTTCACAAAGGGTGCAAAGACAAGACTGA
- a CDS encoding phosphatidate cytidylyltransferase, whose amino-acid sequence MKTRAITGFFFVIVMLGSVLAGRYVFSIFFLLLSVLCLQEFYKLAGQGGIKPNVGVGLVNGILVFAAAAATFYFKDNTLSHKLLLLIVLSLSTILIAELYRHTTAPFTNIGFTFLGIIFVIVPFCFYHALGFVNGAFNFHFPLGFLLMLWANDTGAYLSGRFFGRTKLFERHSPKKTWEGFFGGVLIAALVGYILSIYYPELQWKQWISVAIIIGCVGTLGDLIESMFKRSLNIKDSGGILPGHGGLLDRFDGLLLAAPIVYTYLYFVTN is encoded by the coding sequence ATGAAAACACGCGCCATTACGGGCTTCTTTTTTGTTATCGTAATGCTTGGCTCTGTATTGGCCGGGCGGTATGTATTCAGCATCTTCTTTCTATTACTTTCGGTTCTTTGCCTGCAAGAGTTTTACAAACTGGCTGGACAGGGCGGCATAAAGCCTAATGTAGGGGTAGGCCTTGTTAACGGTATCCTTGTTTTTGCGGCAGCAGCGGCTACATTTTATTTTAAAGATAACACACTTAGCCATAAACTGCTTTTGCTGATTGTTTTATCGCTGAGTACCATTTTAATAGCCGAGCTTTACAGGCATACTACCGCACCCTTCACTAACATAGGTTTTACCTTTTTAGGGATCATCTTCGTCATTGTGCCTTTTTGCTTTTATCATGCTTTAGGCTTTGTAAATGGTGCTTTTAATTTTCATTTTCCACTTGGCTTTTTGTTAATGCTTTGGGCTAATGATACCGGCGCCTATTTAAGCGGCAGGTTTTTTGGCCGCACTAAATTATTTGAACGCCATTCACCCAAGAAAACCTGGGAAGGGTTTTTTGGAGGTGTGCTGATTGCCGCTCTGGTTGGATACATACTTAGTATTTACTATCCTGAGCTGCAATGGAAGCAATGGATATCTGTAGCTATTATTATCGGTTGCGTGGGCACCTTGGGCGACCTGATTGAATCTATGTTTAAACGCAGCCTTAACATAAAAGACAGCGGCGGCATTTTGCCTGGTCACGGTGGTTTGCTTGATCGTTTTGACGGACTGCTGCTTGCAGCCCCTATTGTTTATACTTATCTGTACTTCGTTACAAATTAG
- the gldD gene encoding gliding motility lipoprotein GldD has translation MGTMEFHRFSSVRLFAFLAVIVSALSACGNHDYSPKPRGFYRIVFPKHEYQEYNEGCPFTFEYPKYSVIEPDKKGDAKPCWINMQLPQFKGTLHLSYQPVTSKKVFNELTEDARTFAFKHTVKATSIDEGVIRYPDRKVYGIYYTIDGNAASSAQFFLTDSTKNYIRGALYFNSEPRLDSIQPVLDFVKKDVDVMIKTFRWKNR, from the coding sequence ATGGGAACTATGGAATTCCACCGCTTTTCATCCGTAAGGCTTTTTGCATTTTTAGCTGTTATTGTGTCCGCCTTGTCGGCTTGCGGTAATCACGACTATTCGCCTAAGCCAAGGGGTTTCTATCGTATTGTATTCCCAAAGCACGAATACCAGGAGTATAATGAGGGTTGTCCCTTCACATTTGAATACCCTAAATACAGCGTTATAGAGCCTGATAAAAAAGGTGATGCCAAACCCTGCTGGATCAATATGCAATTGCCACAGTTCAAAGGCACACTGCATTTAAGCTATCAACCAGTTACCTCAAAAAAAGTATTTAATGAACTAACCGAAGATGCCCGAACCTTTGCATTTAAGCATACGGTTAAAGCTACTTCGATAGATGAAGGGGTAATTCGGTACCCTGACCGAAAGGTATATGGCATTTATTATACGATAGATGGCAATGCGGCTTCATCCGCACAATTTTTTCTGACGGACAGTACCAAAAACTACATCCGTGGGGCGTTATACTTTAATTCTGAACCACGGCTTGATTCTATACAGCCTGTGCTTGATTTTGTGAAGAAAGATGTGGATGTGATGATTAAAACCTTCCGCTGGAAGAACAGATAA